One genomic window of Acidovorax radicis includes the following:
- a CDS encoding diguanylate cyclase domain-containing protein: MSRMKWGIALRLGVLLASFSVFAATLAAYYAFDSSSDRLQARSERSLLATTQVLARHMQSGFGTVARDTTFLASVAGADSDLGRLAEVFRANLAAHPSYLQIRFIGAQNHGLELVRVDRVGNALVRASEEALQEKSHVPFVFEALALRPGEVYISDFGINHENGVDEQALPVFSMASPVLRGGQVHGVVVVRVAAQAFLQNFNSALPTPYGFFLSNRWGDFLMHPDSSQTFGFDRGQRILIQDAFAPVATLIDGSTSEVVLGQPGTDDEEARVFSFVRMPYGRPTEGRFMVVGLSQPLAAVQGEVGDLGRSILKILLLLGAVGVVLATWVSRVVTQPIQAMVVAAKAFSQGQPHGELPVHRTDEMGELARSFHDMEQQISRQIRQLNASHDAMAHLAHHDTLTGLSNRRMFEQILERELERVRRSGCGCALLFVDLDDFKAINDAQGHAMGDLVLRAVAQTIVAAVRQIDTVARLAGDEFTVLCENVDSDAGALLVVAKLERAFAQPLVVDGQSFSVRASIGVSLFPRDAADAHALLASADAAMYRVKQSHRRRV; the protein is encoded by the coding sequence ATGAGCCGGATGAAATGGGGCATTGCACTGCGACTGGGTGTCTTGCTGGCGTCGTTCAGTGTTTTTGCGGCCACGCTCGCGGCCTACTACGCATTTGACTCCAGCAGCGACCGTCTCCAGGCGCGGTCTGAGCGCTCACTGCTGGCCACCACCCAGGTGCTGGCCCGCCACATGCAGTCGGGATTTGGCACGGTGGCGCGGGACACCACGTTTCTCGCCAGCGTGGCGGGCGCCGACAGCGATCTCGGGCGGCTGGCCGAAGTGTTCAGGGCCAACCTGGCCGCTCATCCCAGTTATCTGCAGATCCGCTTCATCGGCGCGCAAAACCACGGGTTGGAGCTGGTGCGCGTCGACCGCGTGGGAAATGCCTTGGTGCGAGCCTCCGAAGAGGCGCTGCAGGAAAAGTCCCATGTTCCTTTTGTCTTTGAGGCGCTCGCTCTGCGCCCGGGAGAGGTCTACATCTCTGACTTCGGCATCAACCACGAGAACGGGGTAGATGAACAGGCCCTTCCGGTGTTCAGCATGGCGTCACCCGTGCTGCGGGGTGGGCAGGTGCACGGTGTCGTGGTGGTGCGCGTGGCGGCGCAAGCGTTTTTGCAGAACTTCAACAGCGCCTTGCCAACACCGTACGGATTTTTTCTGAGCAACCGGTGGGGCGATTTTCTGATGCACCCCGATTCGTCGCAGACCTTCGGATTTGACCGGGGGCAGCGCATTCTTATTCAAGACGCGTTTGCGCCGGTGGCAACGCTGATTGATGGAAGCACATCCGAGGTGGTGCTGGGCCAGCCGGGCACAGACGATGAGGAAGCCCGCGTATTTTCTTTTGTGCGCATGCCTTACGGACGTCCAACGGAGGGGCGCTTCATGGTGGTGGGCCTTTCACAGCCTTTGGCTGCGGTGCAGGGTGAGGTGGGCGACCTTGGGCGCAGTATTCTCAAAATCCTGTTGCTGTTGGGTGCCGTTGGGGTGGTGCTGGCCACCTGGGTGTCGCGTGTTGTCACCCAGCCGATTCAGGCCATGGTGGTTGCCGCCAAAGCCTTTTCGCAGGGGCAGCCCCATGGCGAACTGCCCGTGCACCGCACCGATGAAATGGGCGAGCTGGCCCGCAGTTTTCATGACATGGAGCAGCAGATCAGCCGCCAGATCAGGCAGCTCAATGCCAGCCATGACGCCATGGCCCACCTGGCCCACCACGACACACTGACCGGTCTGTCCAACCGTCGCATGTTTGAACAGATCCTCGAACGAGAACTGGAGCGCGTGCGGCGCAGCGGATGCGGCTGTGCACTGCTGTTTGTGGATCTGGATGACTTCAAGGCCATTAACGATGCGCAGGGCCATGCCATGGGCGACCTCGTGCTGCGGGCCGTGGCGCAGACCATTGTGGCGGCGGTGCGGCAGATCGACACCGTGGCGCGACTGGCGGGAGACGAGTTCACCGTGTTGTGTGAAAACGTGGATTCCGATGCCGGGGCGCTGCTTGTGGTCGCCAAGTTGGAGCGGGCCTTTGCGCAACCCCTGGTGGTCGACGGTCAGTCGTTCTCCGTGCGCGCCAGCATTGGCGTGAGCCTGTTCCCGCGCGACGCCGCCGATGCGCACGCATTGCTAGCCAGCGCTGACGCGGCCATGTACCGTGTCAAACAGAGCCACCGACGAAGGGTTTGA
- a CDS encoding acyl-CoA synthetase: MPSIFDQHLSRNEANFAALSPLSFIERTAEVYPDRLAIVHGALRQTWAQTYARCRQLASALTKAGIGKNDTVAVMLPNTPPMVEAHFGVPMAGAVLNTLNTRLDPEAIAFMLDHGEAKAVIVDPEFSGTMAKALALRTATTPLRVIEVQDALYGPAVQSLGGTDYEAFVASGDAAFAWSLPADEWDAIALNYTSGTTGNPKGVVYHHRGAATNAISNVLEWDMPKHAVYLWTLPMFHCNGWCFPWTIAARAGVNVCLRRVDAQAIFDAIRHHGVTHYCGAPIVHGLLVNAPDAMKAGVPAGVKAMVAGAAPPASMIEGMEKMGFDLTHVYGLTEVYGPATVCAKREAWDALDIGERARLNARQGVRYHLQRDVRVLDPETMLPVPQDGETMGEIMFKGNIAMKGYLKNPKATDEAFAGGWFHSGDLAVQYPDGYIKIKDRSKDIIISGGENISSIEVEDVLYRHPDVLAAAVVAKPDAKWGETPCAFVELKAGATATPEDIVAHCKKHLAGFKVPRAVVFGELPKTSTGKIQKFELRKQAGSAAAINV; encoded by the coding sequence ATGCCTTCTATTTTTGACCAGCACCTGTCCCGTAACGAAGCCAACTTTGCCGCCCTGTCGCCCCTGTCGTTCATCGAGCGCACCGCCGAGGTCTACCCCGACCGCCTGGCCATCGTGCACGGCGCGCTGCGCCAGACCTGGGCGCAGACCTACGCGCGCTGCCGCCAGCTGGCCAGCGCACTGACCAAGGCTGGCATCGGCAAAAACGACACCGTGGCTGTGATGCTGCCCAACACGCCTCCGATGGTGGAGGCGCACTTTGGCGTGCCCATGGCGGGCGCGGTGCTCAACACCCTCAACACCCGGCTGGACCCTGAAGCCATTGCCTTCATGCTCGACCACGGTGAGGCCAAGGCCGTGATCGTGGACCCGGAATTCAGCGGCACCATGGCCAAGGCGCTGGCCCTGCGCACCGCCACCACCCCCCTGCGCGTGATTGAGGTGCAGGACGCGCTTTACGGTCCCGCCGTGCAAAGCCTGGGCGGCACCGACTACGAGGCCTTTGTGGCCAGTGGCGACGCGGCCTTTGCCTGGAGCCTGCCCGCCGACGAGTGGGATGCGATTGCGCTCAACTACACCAGCGGCACCACCGGCAACCCCAAGGGCGTGGTCTACCACCACCGGGGCGCGGCCACCAACGCCATCAGCAACGTGCTGGAGTGGGACATGCCCAAGCACGCGGTCTACCTGTGGACCTTGCCCATGTTCCACTGCAACGGCTGGTGCTTTCCGTGGACCATCGCGGCGCGCGCCGGCGTCAACGTGTGCCTGCGCCGCGTGGACGCGCAGGCCATCTTCGACGCCATTCGCCACCACGGCGTCACACACTACTGCGGCGCGCCCATCGTGCACGGCCTGCTGGTCAACGCGCCCGATGCGATGAAGGCGGGTGTGCCCGCAGGCGTCAAGGCCATGGTGGCGGGCGCGGCGCCACCGGCCTCGATGATCGAAGGCATGGAAAAGATGGGCTTCGATCTGACCCATGTGTACGGCCTGACTGAGGTGTACGGCCCCGCCACCGTGTGCGCCAAGCGCGAGGCCTGGGATGCCCTGGACATTGGCGAGCGCGCCCGCCTCAACGCCCGCCAGGGCGTGCGCTACCACCTGCAGCGCGATGTGCGCGTGCTGGACCCCGAGACGATGCTGCCCGTGCCGCAGGACGGCGAAACCATGGGCGAGATCATGTTCAAGGGCAACATCGCCATGAAGGGCTACCTGAAGAACCCCAAGGCCACCGACGAGGCCTTTGCGGGCGGCTGGTTCCACAGCGGCGACCTGGCCGTGCAGTACCCTGACGGCTACATCAAGATCAAGGACCGCAGCAAGGACATCATCATCTCGGGCGGCGAGAACATCTCGTCCATCGAGGTCGAAGACGTGCTCTATCGCCACCCCGACGTGCTGGCCGCCGCCGTGGTGGCCAAACCCGATGCGAAATGGGGTGAAACGCCTTGCGCCTTTGTCGAGCTCAAAGCCGGTGCCACCGCGACACCTGAAGACATCGTGGCCCACTGCAAGAAGCATCTGGCGGGCTTCAAGGTGCCGCGCGCCGTGGTGTTTGGCGAACTGCCCAAGACCAGCACGGGCAAGATCCAGAAGTTCGAGCTGCGCAAGCAGGCGGGTTCTGCAGCTGCGATCAACGTCTGA
- a CDS encoding alkaline phosphatase D family protein, translated as MHPLARRAFLEKAAWAATATSLPRWAWSNPPALATNPFALGIASGDPTPDGVVLWTRLLPTGPAAAQSALTVHWELADDAGFRQIVQRGQVQALPEWGHSIHVELQGLKPDRWYHYRFQTGGATSAAGRTRTAPALGDLPARLRVAFASCQRWEHGHYAAWSHVVADAPDLVLFLGDYIYEYASPKETTGLARVHTLRAAQALADYRDRYALHKSDPLLQAAHAACPWSTTWDDHEVQNDYAGELGRDGDAAAFTAMRLAGWQAFYEHMPLRAASLARGIGALQVYRSLAWGRLAQLHLLDARQFRQWQACRKPGSSGASGVQPDDCPALADPTRTLLGAAQEHWLNQRLAEGAASLGGAAPHWSVIAQQTLFSPRHYPSGKRSTDTWDGYPAARGRLLQSLQRHPQRNTVLLGGDIHQNYVCKVLADPERASAPVIASEFCGTSISSRSGTSQDKVDAIVRHNPHVLLARCDERGYGLADITPQRWTTTLRAVDDPLRADSGAHTLARFVVEDGAPGPRRDL; from the coding sequence ATGCATCCGCTCGCACGCCGCGCGTTCCTTGAGAAAGCGGCTTGGGCAGCCACCGCTACCAGCCTGCCCCGCTGGGCCTGGAGCAACCCGCCGGCCCTTGCCACCAACCCCTTCGCCCTCGGCATCGCCAGCGGCGATCCCACCCCTGACGGGGTGGTGCTCTGGACCCGCCTTTTGCCCACCGGGCCCGCAGCCGCGCAGTCTGCACTGACGGTGCATTGGGAGCTGGCCGACGATGCCGGCTTTCGCCAGATCGTGCAGCGCGGCCAGGTGCAGGCGCTGCCCGAATGGGGTCACAGCATCCATGTGGAACTTCAGGGCCTCAAGCCCGACCGCTGGTACCACTACCGCTTTCAGACAGGGGGGGCCACCAGTGCCGCTGGCCGCACCCGCACGGCGCCGGCCTTGGGGGATCTGCCCGCACGGCTGCGCGTGGCTTTTGCATCGTGCCAGCGGTGGGAGCATGGTCACTATGCCGCCTGGAGCCACGTCGTGGCCGACGCGCCAGACCTGGTGCTGTTTCTGGGCGACTATATCTACGAATACGCTAGCCCCAAAGAGACAACGGGCCTCGCCCGCGTGCACACCCTGCGTGCTGCGCAGGCACTGGCCGACTACCGCGACCGCTATGCGCTGCACAAAAGCGACCCGCTGCTGCAGGCCGCCCATGCCGCCTGCCCCTGGAGCACCACGTGGGACGACCATGAGGTACAAAACGACTACGCAGGCGAATTAGGGCGCGATGGCGACGCCGCAGCGTTCACGGCCATGCGCCTGGCCGGATGGCAGGCGTTTTATGAACACATGCCCCTGCGCGCCGCCAGCCTGGCGCGGGGCATCGGTGCGCTGCAGGTCTACCGCAGCCTGGCCTGGGGCCGCCTGGCGCAACTGCATTTGCTGGATGCGCGCCAGTTTCGCCAATGGCAGGCTTGCCGCAAACCGGGCAGCAGCGGCGCCAGCGGTGTGCAGCCTGACGACTGCCCCGCCCTGGCCGACCCCACACGCACCCTGCTGGGCGCCGCCCAGGAGCACTGGCTCAACCAGCGCCTGGCCGAAGGCGCCGCTTCTTTGGGCGGGGCCGCCCCCCACTGGAGCGTGATCGCACAACAAACCCTGTTTTCGCCGCGCCATTACCCCTCGGGCAAACGCAGCACCGACACCTGGGACGGCTACCCCGCCGCACGGGGCCGGCTGTTGCAATCGCTACAGCGTCACCCGCAGCGCAACACCGTGCTGTTGGGCGGGGACATCCACCAGAACTATGTGTGCAAGGTGCTCGCAGACCCGGAGCGCGCCAGCGCCCCCGTGATCGCCAGCGAGTTCTGCGGCACATCCATTTCATCGCGCTCAGGCACTTCACAAGACAAGGTGGATGCCATCGTTCGGCACAACCCCCATGTGCTGCTGGCGCGCTGCGATGAGCGCGGCTACGGCCTCGCCGACATCACCCCGCAGCGCTGGACCACCACACTGCGCGCCGTTGACGACCCGCTGCGAGCGGACAGCGGCGCCCATACGCTGGCGCGTTTTGTGGTCGAGGATGGCGCACCCGGCCCCCGGCGGGACCTGTAG
- a CDS encoding sensor domain-containing diguanylate cyclase — MADRPPSEIARETFKQLAARRLSPTPDNYLALYEEIAGVRSPQPFPEGPLSSILRVLPGQTPAQKRLLTQFERAIITKDWTSLQSVMVGYANLGLNPAAASSPVEIVTATSALSELPPDLAETIARLIDNTLPALGDDDARVIGLGQQLVTFLREPAPSVADTQTLLGNFTYRLSFASEDQSAIRALLLELLHMVFENIAVLSVDDRWLQGQAEALMTAATPPLTLRRLDDVQRRLKDVIFKQTEAKARALEAQEQMKDMLATFIERLAKITASSTTYQGTMERCADLIGKANTLQDIAPVLQEVMSATRAMALDSRMTHDELQDLRERTEAKRAEVIHLQEELDRASAQARHDLLTGSLNRKGLDEAMEREIARARRLGSPLCVALLDVDNFKSLNDRLGHAGGDAALVHLTQVTREVMRPQDLLARYGGEEFVIVLPDTAAESGVAAMTRLQRELTTRFFLQGAEKVLITFSAGVAQLNGSESSADAIGRADQAMYLAKRSGKNRVVAA; from the coding sequence ATGGCCGACCGACCCCCTTCCGAGATTGCGCGCGAGACATTCAAACAACTGGCAGCGCGCCGACTGTCCCCCACGCCCGACAACTACCTCGCGCTTTACGAGGAAATCGCGGGCGTTCGAAGCCCGCAGCCCTTCCCGGAAGGGCCGCTGAGCAGCATCCTGCGGGTCTTGCCTGGCCAGACGCCAGCCCAAAAGCGGCTGCTGACCCAGTTTGAGCGGGCCATCATCACCAAGGACTGGACGTCGCTGCAAAGTGTGATGGTGGGTTACGCGAACCTGGGACTCAATCCGGCCGCCGCCTCCTCCCCCGTTGAAATAGTCACCGCAACGTCAGCGCTGAGCGAACTGCCGCCAGACCTGGCTGAAACAATCGCCCGGCTGATAGACAACACCTTGCCCGCACTGGGCGATGATGACGCCAGGGTGATTGGCCTGGGCCAGCAGCTCGTGACCTTTCTGCGCGAACCAGCCCCGTCGGTCGCGGACACCCAGACCCTGCTGGGCAATTTCACATACCGCCTGTCGTTTGCCAGTGAAGACCAGTCCGCCATACGCGCGCTGCTATTGGAACTGCTGCACATGGTGTTCGAGAACATCGCCGTCTTGAGCGTGGACGATCGCTGGCTGCAAGGCCAGGCCGAAGCCTTGATGACGGCCGCCACACCGCCACTGACGCTCCGACGTCTGGATGACGTGCAGCGGCGGCTCAAGGATGTGATCTTCAAACAGACGGAAGCGAAGGCCCGTGCGCTTGAAGCCCAAGAGCAGATGAAGGACATGCTGGCAACTTTCATCGAGCGTTTGGCAAAAATCACGGCGTCCAGCACCACCTACCAAGGCACGATGGAACGATGTGCCGACCTGATAGGCAAGGCAAACACACTGCAAGACATCGCTCCTGTGCTGCAAGAGGTGATGAGCGCAACACGCGCCATGGCCCTGGACAGCCGCATGACACACGATGAGCTGCAGGATCTGCGCGAACGCACCGAAGCCAAACGGGCCGAGGTCATCCATTTGCAAGAGGAACTCGACCGCGCCAGCGCCCAGGCGCGCCATGACTTGCTGACGGGGTCACTCAACCGCAAGGGCCTTGACGAAGCGATGGAACGCGAGATCGCCCGGGCGCGGCGACTGGGTTCGCCACTGTGCGTCGCATTGCTCGACGTGGACAACTTCAAGTCACTCAACGACCGCCTCGGCCACGCTGGCGGCGATGCCGCCCTGGTTCACCTGACGCAGGTCACGCGCGAAGTCATGCGGCCACAGGACCTGCTCGCACGCTACGGCGGCGAAGAATTCGTGATTGTTTTGCCAGACACGGCCGCAGAAAGCGGCGTGGCAGCCATGACCCGGCTGCAGCGTGAGCTGACCACGCGTTTCTTTTTGCAGGGGGCCGAAAAGGTGCTCATCACCTTCAGCGCCGGTGTGGCCCAGCTCAACGGCTCAGAGAGCAGTGCCGACGCGATTGGCCGCGCCGACCAAGCCATGTATCTGGCCAAGCGCTCCGGCAAAAACCGCGTGGTGGCCGCCTGA
- a CDS encoding NADPH:quinone oxidoreductase family protein: protein MHAWLCTTPTGVDALAWTELPTPTPKAGEVLIEIKAASLNFPDLLIVQNKYQMKPPLPFVPGSEYAGVVAAVGEGVTHLKVGQNVACLSGTGGFGTHTIAPAALCMPLPDGFSHVDAAAFIMIYATSHHALVDRGQLKAGETVLVLGAAGGVGTAAIQIAKAMGARVIAAASSDEKCALCTTIGADATINYSKENLRDAIKALTDGKGPDVIYDPVGGDFAEPAFRSIAWRGRYLVVGFAAGPIPALPFNLALLKGASIVGVFWGDFAKREPKANAAMMGELAQWYAQGKIKPVIDHTMPMAELPAAYAHMGSRGVMGKLVMVN, encoded by the coding sequence ATGCACGCTTGGCTCTGTACCACCCCCACCGGCGTTGACGCACTGGCCTGGACCGAACTGCCCACGCCCACGCCCAAAGCGGGCGAGGTCCTCATCGAGATCAAGGCGGCTAGCCTCAACTTCCCCGATCTGCTGATCGTGCAGAACAAATACCAGATGAAGCCGCCACTGCCCTTTGTGCCGGGCTCTGAATATGCAGGGGTCGTGGCCGCAGTGGGGGAAGGCGTCACGCACCTCAAGGTCGGGCAGAACGTGGCCTGTCTTTCGGGCACCGGGGGCTTTGGCACCCACACCATTGCACCAGCCGCGTTGTGCATGCCATTGCCTGACGGTTTTTCGCATGTGGATGCGGCCGCCTTCATTATGATTTACGCCACCTCGCACCACGCGCTGGTCGATCGCGGACAACTCAAGGCCGGCGAGACGGTGCTCGTGCTGGGTGCCGCAGGCGGCGTGGGCACGGCCGCCATTCAGATCGCCAAGGCGATGGGCGCGCGGGTGATCGCGGCAGCCTCCAGTGACGAGAAATGCGCGCTGTGCACCACCATTGGTGCAGACGCCACCATCAACTACAGCAAGGAGAACTTGCGCGACGCCATCAAGGCCCTGACCGATGGCAAAGGACCGGACGTCATCTACGACCCCGTAGGCGGCGACTTCGCGGAACCGGCCTTTCGCTCCATCGCATGGCGCGGTCGTTACCTGGTGGTGGGTTTTGCTGCGGGCCCCATCCCTGCCCTGCCGTTCAATCTGGCGCTGCTCAAGGGCGCGTCGATTGTGGGCGTGTTCTGGGGGGATTTTGCCAAACGTGAACCCAAGGCCAACGCGGCCATGATGGGCGAGCTAGCACAGTGGTATGCGCAAGGCAAAATCAAACCGGTGATCGACCACACCATGCCCATGGCCGAGTTGCCCGCAGCGTATGCCCACATGGGCTCACGCGGGGTCATGGGCAAACTCGTGATGGTGAACTGA
- the surE gene encoding 5'/3'-nucleotidase SurE: MKILISNDDGYQAPGIVALYDALQSLDGVEVEVVAPEHNNSAKSNALTLHSPLSVHKAFNGFRYVNGTPADCVHIALTGLLGYRPDLVVSGINNGANMGDDTIYSGTVGAAMEGYLFGVPAIAFSQVDKGWGELEAAAAKAREIVAQMRAQNLVGEPPWLLNVNIPNMPLDALRPIKWCRLGRRHAAERVIVQESPRGEAMYWIGSAGAAKDEAEGTDFYATAQGHVSITPLKVDLTDHDNLGHWAQAASRWAAGAVIAPGV, translated from the coding sequence ATGAAGATTCTGATTTCCAACGACGACGGCTACCAAGCTCCCGGCATCGTGGCTTTGTATGATGCGCTCCAATCCCTCGACGGGGTCGAGGTGGAAGTGGTTGCCCCCGAGCACAACAACAGTGCCAAATCGAATGCGCTGACATTGCATTCCCCGCTGTCCGTTCACAAGGCCTTCAACGGTTTTCGCTATGTCAACGGAACACCGGCAGACTGTGTGCACATTGCACTTACCGGTTTGTTGGGTTATCGACCTGACCTGGTGGTGTCGGGCATCAACAACGGTGCCAATATGGGAGACGACACCATTTATTCGGGCACGGTGGGTGCGGCCATGGAGGGCTATCTTTTTGGCGTTCCCGCCATCGCCTTTTCTCAAGTGGACAAGGGCTGGGGGGAACTGGAAGCCGCAGCCGCAAAGGCGCGCGAGATCGTGGCGCAGATGCGTGCGCAAAACCTGGTGGGTGAGCCGCCGTGGCTGCTCAATGTGAATATCCCCAACATGCCGCTGGATGCCTTGCGGCCCATCAAGTGGTGCCGCCTGGGGCGGCGCCATGCTGCGGAGCGCGTCATCGTGCAGGAAAGCCCCCGGGGTGAAGCGATGTACTGGATTGGGAGCGCTGGAGCGGCCAAAGACGAGGCCGAAGGGACGGATTTTTACGCCACGGCGCAGGGCCATGTATCGATCACTCCGCTCAAGGTGGATTTGACCGACCACGACAATCTGGGCCATTGGGCCCAAGCGGCGTCTCGATGGGCTGCAGGGGCGGTGATCGCTCCTGGCGTGTGA
- a CDS encoding protein-L-isoaspartate(D-aspartate) O-methyltransferase has product MQRRPGFPARMPGAGSAPAKPAPQPSAARQYAAVPTGVGLDSSAVRARMVQKLVASGIDSAMVLHAMGSVERHRFVDSALANQAYEDTSLPIGLGQTISKPNVVARMCELLLGAEIARTGGLGRVLEIGTGCGYQAAVLSLLAREVYTLERLRGLHDKARDNLRPFRLANVHLLFGDGMLGYAKGAPYAAIIAAAGGDAVPQAWCDQLAVGGRLVAPMALSGGQQMLLVIDKTPHGLKQNVLEPVHFVPLKSGIA; this is encoded by the coding sequence ATGCAGCGCCGCCCCGGATTCCCGGCCAGGATGCCGGGGGCTGGCAGTGCCCCCGCAAAACCGGCGCCTCAGCCGTCGGCTGCACGCCAGTATGCTGCGGTGCCTACCGGTGTGGGGCTTGATTCATCGGCGGTCCGGGCCCGCATGGTGCAAAAGCTGGTGGCGTCTGGCATTGATTCCGCCATGGTCTTGCACGCAATGGGGTCCGTGGAGCGCCATCGATTTGTGGACAGCGCCCTGGCCAATCAGGCTTATGAAGACACCAGTCTTCCCATCGGTCTGGGGCAGACCATCTCCAAGCCCAACGTTGTGGCACGTATGTGCGAATTGTTACTGGGCGCGGAAATTGCCCGCACTGGCGGATTGGGTCGTGTTCTCGAAATTGGAACAGGTTGCGGTTATCAGGCCGCCGTTCTGAGCCTGCTGGCCCGGGAGGTCTACACCCTTGAGCGATTACGCGGCCTGCACGACAAGGCGCGTGACAACCTGCGGCCTTTCAGGCTTGCCAATGTCCATCTTCTGTTTGGAGACGGGATGCTGGGATACGCCAAAGGCGCGCCCTATGCAGCGATCATTGCCGCCGCAGGAGGCGATGCCGTACCCCAGGCTTGGTGCGATCAATTGGCTGTTGGTGGCAGGCTGGTGGCGCCCATGGCATTGTCCGGTGGGCAGCAGATGTTGCTTGTGATAGACAAAACTCCGCACGGATTGAAACAAAACGTGCTCGAGCCGGTTCATTTTGTCCCTCTAAAATCAGGGATTGCCTGA